CAGTTATACTCTTCCGGAACCCTGCACTGGATCTCCCCGCGCTTCATACCAATGGAGGTATGGCTAACCCTTCCGAGTTCTACTCCTTCGAGACCGATTCCGGCCTTAATCGGTTCATCGTAATTGGAAAGGAAAGACCGCAGGCCTTCGAGATTTCCGCGCCCCAGGCTGCGGGTGGCGCCCATCAGTATGAGATTATTTTTCAGTTTGATGCCCAGCCTCTCAAGCAGGGTAGGCAAGGTCGCTACAGTTGAGAGTCCAAGACTGTTGTCGGCAACACCGGGTCCCTGAACCATATTTTTCAGTACTTTTATGGTGTGATCCGTTTTATCGTCAAAAACGGTATCGGCGTGAGCAACTACGAGTATATTTTCATCGCCTATATCACCTTTTAATATACCGATGCCATTTCCCACTTCATCGATTGAGTTTTCCTGAAGATCGGCTTCTTTGAAACGGTCAATGAGGAAATTGATGCGTTCTTCCTCCCCAAAGGTAGGTGCCGGAATTTCCCCCATCATGACAAGATTTGCCAAAAGCATCTCCTTCTGATCTTTGACAGCTTTTTCGAGGTCCGGTATCGACTCTATTATATCTTCAAATGTTTTCGTTTCCAAAATGGAGCTGCTTTTCAGTTTTAATGGATTTAATAATCAAAATGGTAATAGACAGCCAATAATTTCAAGCTACAGATTCTGACTTACTCTCAATTAGGTGTTTTACCATTGCACTAAGAGCACTCTTCTCGAACAACTTTAAGTGAATAATCAGGGTAACCAATATACTGCCCAATGGTAACTAAATATCCTGACATCCTAAAGAAAGTAAAAACAGCGGTATAGCAGTCATAAGTAAAATGGTTCATTGATTTATGATGACTAAAACATCGAGTAACGGTGGCCGGAACCACTCGTCCCATGAACGTTCATTAGGATTTAACCCCAAATACCTATCTCAATTATTCTATGAAGAACTTGTTAAAAAACAGAATATCAGGATTTTCAAT
This is a stretch of genomic DNA from Halalkalibaculum roseum. It encodes these proteins:
- a CDS encoding M20/M25/M40 family metallo-hydrolase, encoding METKTFEDIIESIPDLEKAVKDQKEMLLANLVMMGEIPAPTFGEEERINFLIDRFKEADLQENSIDEVGNGIGILKGDIGDENILVVAHADTVFDDKTDHTIKVLKNMVQGPGVADNSLGLSTVATLPTLLERLGIKLKNNLILMGATRSLGRGNLEGLRSFLSNYDEPIKAGIGLEGVELGRVSHTSIGMKRGEIQCRVPEEYNWSRFGNGSAILTLNEVINKINNIHMPQRPRTSIIMGSISGGSSFNTTALKATLQFEIRSESSEQVQSIHQNFEEIVSEVASKSGDSIELDIFAQREPGGIPYTHPLVRNTRKILNKLDLEPRPGPSTSELSTFIDRDIPAVTLGLTEGDHIHEVNESIKIEPMYKGIAQTIATLKAIDGGYCEEA